Proteins encoded within one genomic window of Streptomyces taklimakanensis:
- the opcA gene encoding glucose-6-phosphate dehydrogenase assembly protein OpcA: MNIDLTDTTSGRINATLVKARRAMGSPAVGMVLTLVIVTDEGSHYDALKAANEASKEHPSRILVVVRRPGRSPRDRATARLDAEVRVGGETGTGETVLLRLHGELANHAHSVVLPLLLPDAPVVVWWPADAPETPSKDPLGALAQRRITDAAETEDPVAALRLRADSYAPGDTDLAWTRVTLWRSVLAAALDQKQTRVTATVVEGEEYNPSVELLALWLAARLDAPVDRVVSDGPGITAVRLSTEEGDIRLDRGSDSLARLSVPGQPDRGVALHRRSTAELIAEELRRLDPDETYAQAVGFGLDRLGHAAPEAGAGTAADAEPTGGSGSDGDAGATGRTAPKGASARTSGGAAKGSGKSRTKRSGGEAAR; this comes from the coding sequence ATGAACATCGACCTCACTGACACCACGTCCGGTCGGATCAACGCGACCCTGGTGAAGGCGCGGCGCGCGATGGGCAGCCCGGCCGTCGGCATGGTGCTCACGCTCGTCATCGTCACGGACGAGGGCAGCCACTACGACGCGCTCAAGGCGGCCAACGAGGCGTCGAAGGAGCACCCCTCGCGCATCCTCGTCGTCGTCCGGCGTCCGGGCCGCTCCCCCCGGGACCGGGCCACGGCCCGGCTGGACGCCGAGGTGCGGGTGGGCGGCGAGACCGGCACCGGGGAGACGGTCCTGCTGCGGCTGCACGGCGAGTTGGCGAACCACGCCCACAGCGTGGTGCTGCCCCTGCTGCTGCCGGACGCCCCCGTGGTCGTCTGGTGGCCGGCCGACGCGCCCGAGACCCCCTCGAAGGATCCGTTGGGCGCCCTCGCCCAACGACGCATCACCGACGCGGCGGAGACCGAGGACCCGGTCGCGGCGCTCCGGCTGCGCGCCGACTCCTACGCGCCCGGCGACACCGACCTGGCCTGGACCCGCGTCACCCTGTGGCGCAGCGTGCTGGCCGCCGCGCTGGACCAGAAGCAGACCCGGGTCACCGCGACCGTGGTCGAGGGCGAGGAGTACAACCCCAGCGTGGAGTTGTTGGCGCTCTGGCTCGCCGCGCGACTGGACGCCCCCGTGGACCGGGTGGTCTCCGACGGTCCGGGCATCACGGCCGTGCGGCTGTCGACCGAGGAGGGCGACATCCGTCTGGACCGCGGCTCCGACTCGCTGGCCAGGCTCTCCGTGCCCGGTCAGCCGGACCGGGGCGTGGCGCTCCACCGGCGTTCCACGGCCGAGCTGATCGCGGAGGAGCTGCGGCGCCTGGACCCGGACGAGACGTACGCGCAGGCGGTCGGCTTCGGCCTCGACCGGCTGGGCCACGCGGCCCCGGAAGCGGGCGCCGGGACCGCGGCGGACGCGGAACCGACGGGCGGTTCCGGGAGCGACGGGGACGCCGGGGCCACCGGGAGGACGGCGCCGAAGGGAGCCTCCGCCAGGACCTCGGGGGGCGCCGCGAAGGGCTCGGGGAAGAGTCGGACGAAGCGCTCCGGCGGGGAGGCGGCCCGGTGA
- the pgl gene encoding 6-phosphogluconolactonase, translating into MARATAAGLVTAVVEAQAARGDARLVLTGGRNGNALLAALTRAPGRDGVDWSRVELWWGDERFLPDGDPDRNHTQAREAFLDAVPLDPARVHPMPASDGPHGDDAAAAAAAYAAELAAAADAAGGGEGGAPRVPVFDVLLLGLGPDTHVASLFPGHPAVREEARTVTGVLEAPKPPPTRISLTLPAIRSAREVWLLAAGEDKAEAAAGALAAQDPFETPAAGARGRERTLWILDEAAAARLPAAARG; encoded by the coding sequence ATGGCCCGGGCCACGGCGGCCGGCCTGGTCACCGCGGTCGTGGAGGCGCAGGCCGCGCGGGGCGACGCCCGTCTGGTGCTGACCGGCGGACGCAACGGCAACGCGCTGCTGGCCGCCCTGACCCGGGCACCGGGGCGGGACGGCGTGGACTGGTCCCGCGTGGAACTGTGGTGGGGCGACGAGCGGTTCCTGCCCGACGGCGACCCGGACCGCAACCACACCCAGGCCCGCGAGGCGTTCCTGGACGCCGTGCCGCTGGATCCGGCACGCGTCCACCCGATGCCCGCCTCCGACGGCCCGCACGGCGACGACGCGGCCGCGGCCGCGGCGGCGTATGCGGCCGAGCTGGCCGCCGCGGCGGACGCGGCCGGCGGGGGCGAGGGGGGAGCGCCGCGGGTGCCGGTCTTCGACGTCCTGCTGCTGGGGCTCGGTCCGGACACCCATGTGGCCTCCCTCTTCCCCGGCCATCCGGCCGTGCGGGAGGAGGCGCGGACGGTCACCGGCGTCCTGGAGGCCCCGAAGCCGCCACCGACCCGGATCTCCCTCACCCTGCCCGCCATCCGGTCGGCCCGGGAGGTCTGGCTGCTGGCGGCGGGCGAGGACAAGGCCGAGGCCGCGGCCGGCGCGCTGGCGGCGCAAGACCCCTTCGAGACCCCCGCGGCGGGAGCCCGGGGCCGCGAGCGCACCCTGTGGATCCTGGACGAGGCGGCCGCCGCCCGCCTCCCCGCCGCGGCCCGGGGCTGA
- the pgi gene encoding glucose-6-phosphate isomerase, with protein MNAEGRDRLDRMPQWQALARHREELGEVHLRDLFADDPGRAERYTVRVGDLYLDYSKNLVTDETLRLLRELAEAADVAGLRDAMFRGERINNTEDRAVLHTALRAPREAVIEVEGEGGGNVVPAVHAVLDRMSVFAEAVRSGRWAGHTGRPVRTVVNIGIGGSDLGPAMAYEALRAYTDRDLDVRFVSNVDGADLHEALQGLDPAETLFVVASKTFTTIETITNATTAKNWLLSGLGAGKEAVAKHFVALSTNARAVEEFGIDTTNMFEFWDWVGGRYSYDSAIGLSLMIAIGPDRFREMLDGFRTVDEHFRTAPPEDNAPLLLGLLGIWYGSFFDAQSHAVLPYSHYLSKFTAYLQQLDMESNGKSVDRRGEPVSWQTGPVVWGTPGTNGQHAYFQLLHQGTKTIPADLIGFARPVPGLSPEQAAQHDLLMANLFAQGQALAFGKTEEEVRAEGVAEEQVPHRTFRGNRPTTTILASELTPSVLGQLVALYEHKVFVQGAVWNVDSFDQWGVELGKVLAKRVEPALTEGAEVAGLDASTAALVARYRALRGRG; from the coding sequence ATGAACGCTGAAGGCCGCGACAGGCTCGACCGCATGCCGCAGTGGCAGGCGCTGGCCAGGCACCGCGAGGAACTGGGGGAGGTGCACCTGCGCGACCTGTTCGCCGACGATCCGGGCCGCGCGGAGCGGTACACCGTCCGGGTCGGCGACCTGTACCTGGACTACTCCAAGAACCTGGTGACGGACGAGACGCTGCGGTTGCTGCGCGAGTTGGCCGAGGCCGCCGACGTCGCCGGGCTGCGGGACGCGATGTTCCGCGGGGAGCGGATCAACAACACCGAGGACCGGGCCGTCCTCCACACCGCCCTGCGCGCCCCGCGGGAGGCGGTGATCGAGGTCGAGGGGGAGGGCGGCGGGAACGTGGTGCCCGCCGTGCACGCCGTGCTCGACCGGATGTCCGTGTTCGCCGAGGCGGTCCGCTCGGGCAGGTGGGCCGGCCACACCGGCAGGCCCGTCAGGACGGTCGTCAACATCGGGATCGGCGGTTCCGACCTGGGCCCGGCGATGGCGTACGAGGCGCTGCGCGCCTACACCGACCGGGACCTGGACGTCCGCTTCGTCTCCAACGTGGACGGCGCGGACCTGCACGAGGCCCTCCAGGGCCTGGATCCGGCCGAGACGCTGTTCGTCGTCGCCTCCAAGACCTTCACCACGATCGAGACGATCACCAACGCCACCACGGCGAAGAACTGGCTGCTGAGCGGCCTGGGCGCGGGGAAGGAGGCGGTGGCCAAGCACTTCGTGGCGCTGTCGACGAACGCGAGGGCGGTCGAGGAGTTCGGCATCGACACCACGAACATGTTCGAGTTCTGGGACTGGGTCGGCGGGCGCTACTCGTACGACTCGGCCATCGGCCTCTCGCTCATGATCGCCATCGGCCCGGATCGCTTCCGCGAGATGCTCGACGGCTTCCGCACCGTCGACGAGCACTTCCGCACCGCGCCGCCGGAGGACAACGCCCCGCTGCTGCTGGGCCTGCTGGGCATCTGGTACGGCTCCTTCTTCGACGCCCAGTCGCACGCGGTGCTGCCCTACAGCCACTACCTGTCGAAGTTCACCGCCTACCTCCAACAGCTCGACATGGAGTCCAACGGCAAGTCGGTGGACCGGCGGGGCGAGCCGGTGAGCTGGCAGACCGGGCCGGTGGTCTGGGGCACGCCGGGCACCAACGGCCAGCACGCCTACTTCCAGTTGCTGCACCAGGGCACCAAGACGATCCCCGCCGACCTGATCGGCTTCGCCCGACCGGTGCCCGGCCTGTCGCCCGAACAGGCCGCGCAGCACGACTTGTTGATGGCCAATCTCTTCGCCCAAGGGCAGGCCCTGGCGTTCGGCAAGACCGAGGAGGAGGTCAGGGCGGAGGGCGTCGCCGAGGAGCAGGTCCCGCACCGCACCTTCCGGGGCAACCGTCCCACGACGACGATCCTCGCCTCCGAGCTGACGCCGTCGGTGCTGGGGCAGTTGGTGGCGCTGTACGAGCACAAGGTGTTCGTCCAGGGCGCGGTGTGGAACGTCGACTCCTTCGACCAGTGGGGCGTGGAGCTGGGCAAGGTGCTCGCCAAGCGCGTCGAGCCCGCACTGACCGAGGGGGCCGAGGTGGCGGGCCTGGACGCCTCCACGGCCGCCCTGGTGGCCCGCTACCGGGCCCTGCGGGGCCGCGGCTGA
- a CDS encoding RNA polymerase-binding protein RbpA has product MASGNAIRGSRVGAGPMGEAERGESAPRLRISFWCSNGHETQPSFASDAQIPETWDCPRCGFPAGKDRDNPPDPPRTEPYKTHLAYVRERRSDADGEAILAEALAKLRGEI; this is encoded by the coding sequence GTGGCAAGTGGCAACGCGATCCGGGGCAGCCGGGTCGGAGCGGGGCCGATGGGGGAGGCCGAGCGGGGCGAGTCCGCGCCGCGTCTGCGCATCTCCTTCTGGTGCTCCAACGGGCACGAGACCCAGCCAAGCTTCGCCAGTGACGCGCAGATCCCGGAGACCTGGGACTGTCCGCGCTGTGGTTTTCCGGCCGGCAAGGACCGGGACAACCCGCCGGACCCGCCGCGCACCGAGCCGTACAAGACACACCTGGCGTACGTGCGCGAGCGGCGCAGCGACGCCGACGGCGAGGCGATCCTCGCCGAGGCGCTGGCCAAGCTCCGCGGCGAGATCTGA
- the secG gene encoding preprotein translocase subunit SecG: MILGFSIALVVFSLLLMLLVLMHKGKGGGLSDMFGGGMQSSVGGSSVAERNLDRITVVVGLVWFAIIVALGILMKLDS, translated from the coding sequence GTGATCCTGGGGTTCTCCATCGCCCTCGTCGTCTTCAGCCTGCTGCTGATGCTGCTCGTGCTGATGCACAAGGGGAAGGGCGGCGGCCTCTCCGACATGTTCGGCGGCGGCATGCAGTCCTCCGTCGGCGGCTCCTCGGTCGCCGAGCGCAACCTCGACCGGATCACGGTCGTGGTCGGTCTCGTCTGGTTCGCCATCATCGTGGCGCTCGGCATCCTGATGAAGCTCGACTCCTGA
- the tpiA gene encoding triose-phosphate isomerase: MAHRTPLMAGNWKMNLNHLEAIAHVQKLAFALNDKDHDAVEVAVLPPFTDLRSVQTLVDGDKLKIRYGAQDISAHESGAYTGEVSGAMLAKLNCTYVVIGHSERRQYHNETDDLCNAKVKAAHQHGLTPILCVGEGLDVRKAGDQVAHTLAQVDGALAGVSAEHAASIVIAYEPVWAIGTGEVATPEDAQEVCGAIRGRLAELYDRETADAVRIQYGGSVKSGNVAAIMAQPDVDGALVGGASLDVDEFVRIVRFRDQ, translated from the coding sequence ATGGCACACCGCACCCCGCTGATGGCGGGCAACTGGAAGATGAACCTCAACCACCTTGAGGCCATCGCCCACGTCCAGAAGCTCGCCTTCGCCCTGAACGACAAGGACCACGACGCCGTCGAGGTCGCCGTCCTGCCCCCCTTCACCGACCTGCGTTCGGTGCAGACCCTGGTCGACGGCGACAAGCTGAAGATCCGCTACGGCGCCCAGGACATCTCGGCGCACGAGTCCGGCGCGTACACCGGAGAGGTCTCCGGCGCCATGCTCGCCAAGCTGAACTGCACCTACGTGGTGATCGGCCACTCCGAGCGGCGCCAGTACCACAACGAGACCGACGACCTGTGCAACGCCAAGGTCAAGGCCGCCCACCAGCACGGCCTGACCCCGATCCTCTGCGTCGGCGAGGGCCTGGACGTCCGCAAGGCCGGCGACCAGGTGGCCCACACGCTCGCCCAGGTGGACGGGGCCCTCGCGGGCGTGTCGGCCGAGCACGCCGCGAGCATCGTCATCGCCTACGAGCCGGTGTGGGCCATCGGCACCGGCGAGGTCGCCACCCCCGAGGACGCCCAGGAGGTGTGCGGCGCGATCCGCGGCCGGCTGGCCGAGCTGTACGACCGGGAGACGGCCGACGCGGTCCGCATCCAGTACGGCGGCTCGGTGAAGTCCGGGAACGTCGCCGCGATCATGGCGCAGCCGGACGTGGACGGCGCGCTGGTCGGTGGGGCCTCGTTGGACGTGGACGAGTTCGTGAGGATCGTTCGCTTCCGCGACCAGTGA
- a CDS encoding phosphoglycerate kinase, whose product MKTIDDLDVAGRRVFVRADLNVPLDGETITDDGRIRAALPTITRLVEAGARVVVASHLGRPKGAPDPKFSLAPVARRLGELLGKDVAFASDTVGESARATVDGLADGQVAVLENLRFNAGETSKDDAERGAFADRLATLADRYVGDGFGAVHRKHASVYDLPARLPHAAGDLIATEVGVLRRLTDDVERPYAVVLGGAKVSDKLGVIEHLLERADRILVGGGMAYTFLKAQGHEIGASLLQEDQIPAVRGYLKRAEERGVEFVLPVDVVATADFPDLGAKAPTEHTTVAADAIPADLMGLDIGPRSRELYAAKLADAATVFWNGPMGVFEHPDYAEGTRAVARALIDSSAFTVVGGGDSAAAVRILGFEETAFGHISTGGGASLEYLEGKTLPGLAALEDA is encoded by the coding sequence ATGAAGACGATCGACGATCTCGACGTGGCGGGCCGGCGGGTCTTCGTCCGCGCCGACCTCAACGTGCCGCTCGACGGCGAGACCATCACCGACGACGGCCGCATCCGCGCGGCCCTCCCGACGATCACCAGGCTGGTCGAGGCCGGCGCCCGGGTGGTCGTCGCCTCCCACCTGGGCCGCCCCAAGGGAGCCCCGGACCCGAAGTTCTCCCTCGCCCCCGTCGCGCGGCGGCTCGGCGAACTCCTCGGCAAGGACGTCGCGTTCGCCTCCGACACCGTCGGCGAGTCCGCGCGCGCCACCGTCGACGGCCTCGCCGACGGGCAGGTCGCGGTGCTGGAGAACCTGCGCTTCAACGCCGGCGAGACCAGCAAGGACGACGCCGAGCGCGGCGCCTTCGCCGACCGCCTCGCCACCCTGGCCGACCGCTACGTCGGCGACGGCTTCGGCGCCGTGCACCGCAAGCACGCCTCCGTCTACGACCTCCCGGCGCGGCTGCCGCACGCCGCCGGTGACCTCATCGCCACCGAGGTCGGCGTCCTGCGCCGGCTCACCGACGACGTCGAGCGGCCCTACGCGGTCGTCCTGGGCGGGGCCAAGGTCTCCGACAAGCTCGGTGTCATCGAGCACCTGCTGGAGCGCGCCGACCGCATCCTCGTCGGCGGCGGCATGGCGTACACCTTCCTCAAGGCCCAGGGCCACGAGATCGGCGCCTCGCTGCTCCAGGAGGACCAGATCCCGGCCGTCCGGGGCTACCTCAAGCGCGCCGAGGAGCGGGGCGTGGAGTTCGTCCTGCCGGTGGACGTGGTGGCCACCGCCGACTTCCCCGACCTGGGGGCCAAGGCGCCCACCGAGCACACCACCGTCGCCGCGGACGCCATCCCGGCCGACCTGATGGGCCTGGACATCGGCCCCCGCAGCCGCGAGCTGTACGCGGCCAAGCTCGCCGACGCCGCCACCGTCTTCTGGAACGGGCCGATGGGCGTCTTCGAGCACCCCGACTACGCCGAGGGCACCCGGGCCGTCGCCCGGGCGCTGATCGACAGCTCCGCCTTCACCGTCGTCGGCGGCGGCGACTCCGCCGCGGCCGTCCGCATCCTGGGCTTCGAGGAGACGGCGTTCGGCCACATCTCGACCGGCGGCGGCGCCAGTCTCGAGTACCTCGAGGGCAAGACGCTCCCCGGGCTCGCCGCGCTGGAGGACGCGTGA
- the gap gene encoding type I glyceraldehyde-3-phosphate dehydrogenase, with protein sequence MTIRVGINGFGRIGRNYFRALLEQGADVEIVGVNDLTDNATLVHLLKYDSILGRLKQEVGHTADTITVGNQTFKTMAERDPAALPWGELGADVVIESTGIFTKREDAAKHLQAGAKKVLISAPAKNEDITVVMGVNHESYDAEKHHVVSNASCTTNCVAPMAKVMDESFGIVKGMMTTVHAYTNDQRILDFPHKDLRRARAAAENIIPTSTGAAKATALVLPQLKGKLDGIAMRVPVPTGSVTDLVLELDREVSKDEVNAAFQKAAEGRLKGILEYTEDPIVSSDIVNWPASCTFDSSLTMVQGKQVKIVGWYDNEWGYSNRLVDLTVYVGERL encoded by the coding sequence GTGACGATCCGCGTAGGCATCAACGGCTTTGGCCGCATCGGTCGCAACTACTTCCGCGCGCTCCTGGAGCAGGGCGCGGACGTCGAGATCGTCGGTGTCAACGACCTGACCGACAACGCGACCCTGGTGCACCTGCTGAAGTACGACAGCATCCTGGGCCGCCTCAAGCAGGAGGTCGGCCACACCGCCGACACCATCACGGTGGGCAACCAGACCTTCAAGACGATGGCCGAGCGCGACCCGGCCGCCCTTCCGTGGGGCGAGCTCGGCGCCGACGTCGTCATCGAGTCCACCGGTATCTTCACCAAGCGCGAGGACGCCGCCAAGCACCTCCAGGCCGGCGCGAAGAAGGTCCTCATCTCGGCCCCGGCCAAGAACGAGGACATCACCGTCGTCATGGGCGTCAACCACGAGTCCTACGACGCCGAGAAGCACCACGTGGTCTCCAACGCCTCCTGCACCACCAACTGCGTGGCGCCGATGGCCAAGGTGATGGACGAGAGCTTCGGCATCGTCAAGGGCATGATGACGACCGTCCACGCGTACACCAACGACCAGCGCATCCTGGACTTCCCGCACAAGGACCTGCGCCGCGCCCGCGCCGCCGCCGAGAACATCATCCCCACCTCGACCGGTGCCGCCAAGGCCACCGCGCTCGTCCTGCCGCAGCTCAAGGGCAAGCTGGACGGCATCGCCATGCGCGTCCCGGTCCCGACCGGCTCGGTCACCGACCTCGTGCTGGAGCTCGACCGCGAGGTGAGCAAGGACGAGGTCAACGCCGCCTTCCAGAAGGCCGCCGAGGGCCGGTTGAAGGGCATCCTGGAGTACACCGAGGACCCGATCGTCTCCTCGGACATCGTCAACTGGCCGGCCTCCTGCACCTTCGACTCCTCCCTGACCATGGTCCAGGGCAAGCAGGTCAAGATCGTGGGCTGGTACGACAACGAGTGGGGCTACTCCAACCGCCTCGTGGACCTGACGGTCTACGTCGGCGAGCGGCTCTGA
- the whiA gene encoding DNA-binding protein WhiA, translated as MAMTAAVKDEISRLPVTRTCCRKAEVSSILRFAGGLHLVSGRIVIEAELDTGIAARRLRKDVLEIFGHASDLVVMAPGGLRRGSRYVVRVVAGGDQLARQTGLVDGRGRPVRGLPPQVVSGATCDAEAAWRGAFLAHGSLTEPGRSSSLEVTCPGPEAALALVGAARRLQISAKAREVRGVDRVVVRDGDAIGALLTRLGAHESVLAWEERRMRREVRATANRLANFDDANLRRSARAAVAAGARVQRALEILGDDVPEHLAAAGRLRMEHKQASLEELGALADPPLTKDAVAGRIRRLLAMADKRAADLGIPGTESNLTEEMVG; from the coding sequence ATGGCGATGACGGCAGCGGTGAAGGACGAGATCTCTCGGCTTCCCGTCACCCGGACCTGCTGCCGGAAGGCGGAGGTCTCGTCGATCCTGCGCTTCGCGGGCGGACTGCACCTGGTGAGCGGCCGCATCGTGATCGAGGCCGAGTTGGACACCGGCATCGCCGCCCGCAGACTCCGCAAGGACGTCCTGGAGATCTTCGGCCATGCCTCCGACCTGGTGGTGATGGCCCCCGGCGGCCTGCGGCGCGGCAGCCGCTACGTCGTACGCGTGGTGGCGGGCGGCGACCAGCTCGCCCGGCAGACCGGCCTGGTCGACGGCCGCGGCCGCCCCGTGCGGGGTCTGCCGCCGCAGGTCGTCTCCGGCGCCACCTGCGACGCCGAGGCCGCCTGGCGCGGTGCCTTCCTGGCACACGGCTCGCTCACCGAGCCCGGCCGTTCCTCCTCCCTGGAGGTCACCTGCCCCGGCCCCGAGGCCGCCCTCGCCCTCGTCGGTGCCGCCCGGCGCCTCCAGATCTCCGCCAAGGCCCGTGAGGTGCGCGGCGTGGACCGCGTCGTCGTCCGCGACGGCGACGCCATCGGCGCCCTGCTCACCCGGCTGGGCGCCCACGAGTCCGTGCTGGCCTGGGAGGAGCGGCGGATGCGCCGCGAGGTGCGCGCCACCGCCAACCGACTGGCCAACTTCGACGACGCCAACCTGCGCCGCTCGGCCCGCGCCGCCGTCGCCGCCGGCGCCCGCGTGCAGCGGGCCCTGGAGATCCTGGGCGACGACGTGCCCGAGCACCTGGCCGCCGCCGGCCGGCTGCGGATGGAGCACAAGCAGGCGTCCCTGGAGGAGTTGGGGGCGCTGGCCGACCCGCCGCTGACCAAGGACGCCGTCGCCGGCCGCATCCGGCGGTTGCTCGCCATGGCCGACAAGCGCGCCGCGGACCTGGGCATCCCCGGCACCGAGTCGAACCTGACGGAGGAGATGGTCGGCTGA
- a CDS encoding uridine diphosphate-N-acetylglucosamine-binding protein YvcK, which yields MSVRTRRLRRLVTTRVSRGGTPKVVALGGGMGLSASLAALRRITRDLTAVVTVADDGGSSGRLRDELGVLPPGDLRKALAALCGDDEWGRTWARVVQHRFVSRGELHEHAVGNLLIVALWEQLGDHVAALDLVGKLLGAHGRVLPMSAVPLELRALVRGHDPACPEEVTTVRGQATVALTPGEVQQVHLVPHDPPAVPEAVEAVLDADWVVLGPGSWFSSVIPHLLVPELLTALTETRARRVLSLNLAPQPGETDGFSPQRHLEVLARHAPKLTFDVVLADRAAVPDEDGLREAAGRLGGTVELAEVAASGGGTPRHDPELLAAAYDRIFRMHGRIGPWR from the coding sequence GTGAGCGTCCGCACCCGAAGGTTGAGGCGCCTGGTCACCACCCGCGTCAGCCGCGGCGGGACCCCGAAGGTGGTGGCCCTCGGCGGCGGCATGGGCCTGTCCGCCTCGCTCGCCGCGCTGCGCCGCATCACCCGCGACCTGACCGCCGTCGTCACCGTCGCCGACGACGGCGGTTCCAGCGGTCGGCTCCGCGACGAGCTGGGTGTGCTGCCTCCCGGCGACCTCCGCAAGGCCCTGGCCGCGCTCTGCGGGGACGACGAGTGGGGGCGGACGTGGGCCCGGGTCGTCCAGCACCGCTTCGTCAGCCGGGGCGAGCTGCACGAGCACGCCGTGGGCAACCTCCTCATCGTCGCCCTGTGGGAACAGCTGGGGGACCACGTGGCGGCCCTGGACCTGGTGGGCAAGCTGCTGGGCGCGCACGGCCGGGTGCTGCCGATGTCCGCCGTCCCGCTGGAGCTGCGGGCCCTGGTGCGCGGCCACGACCCGGCGTGCCCGGAGGAGGTCACCACCGTCCGGGGCCAGGCCACCGTCGCCCTCACCCCCGGCGAGGTGCAGCAGGTGCACCTCGTTCCGCACGATCCGCCCGCCGTCCCCGAGGCCGTCGAGGCGGTCCTGGACGCCGACTGGGTGGTGCTCGGACCCGGCTCCTGGTTCTCCTCGGTGATCCCGCACCTGCTGGTCCCCGAACTCCTCACGGCGCTCACCGAGACCCGGGCGCGCCGGGTGCTGTCGCTCAACCTCGCACCGCAGCCCGGTGAGACCGATGGGTTCTCCCCGCAGCGTCATTTGGAGGTTTTGGCACGGCACGCCCCTAAACTCACCTTCGACGTGGTGCTGGCCGACCGGGCCGCCGTGCCCGACGAGGACGGTCTCCGCGAGGCCGCCGGGCGGTTGGGCGGAACGGTCGAGCTGGCCGAGGTGGCCGCGTCGGGTGGGGGCACGCCCCGGCACGACCCGGAACTGTTGGCCGCCGCGTACGACCGTATTTTTCGAATGCATGGAAGGATCGGCCCATGGCGATGA
- the rapZ gene encoding RNase adapter RapZ — MSEHTEDGAQVGTDTGTDSDRADAGAGPAVAKGTGGPEGAAIPELVIISGMSGAGRSTAAKCLEDLGWFVVDNLPPALIPTMVDLGARSQGNVAKIAVVVDVRGRRFFDNLRESLADLDAKNVTRRIVFLEASDEALVRRFESVRRPHPLQGDGRVVDGIAAERDLLRELRGDADLVIDTSSLNVHELRAKLDAQFAGEEEPELRATVMSFGYKYGLPVDADLVVDCRFLPNPHWVPALRPYTGLNDEVARYVFDQPGAKEFLDRYAELLQLIAAGYRREGKRYVTVAVGCTGGKHRSVAMSEKLARRLAAEGVETVVVHRDMGRE, encoded by the coding sequence ATGAGCGAGCACACGGAAGACGGAGCACAGGTGGGAACGGACACGGGCACGGACAGCGACAGGGCGGACGCCGGCGCGGGCCCGGCGGTCGCCAAGGGGACCGGCGGGCCCGAGGGCGCGGCCATCCCCGAACTGGTGATCATCTCGGGCATGTCCGGCGCGGGACGCAGCACCGCCGCCAAGTGCCTGGAGGACCTCGGCTGGTTCGTGGTGGACAACCTGCCGCCCGCCCTGATCCCGACCATGGTCGACCTGGGCGCCCGCTCCCAGGGCAACGTCGCGAAGATCGCCGTCGTCGTCGACGTCCGGGGCCGCCGCTTCTTCGACAACCTGCGCGAGTCCCTCGCCGACCTCGACGCCAAGAACGTCACCCGCCGCATCGTCTTCCTGGAGGCCTCCGACGAGGCCCTGGTGCGCCGCTTCGAGTCGGTGCGCCGCCCCCATCCCCTCCAGGGCGACGGGCGGGTCGTGGACGGCATCGCCGCCGAGCGCGACCTGCTGCGCGAGCTGCGCGGCGACGCCGACCTGGTCATCGACACCTCCTCCCTCAACGTCCACGAGCTGCGCGCCAAGCTCGACGCCCAGTTCGCCGGCGAGGAGGAGCCGGAGTTGCGGGCGACGGTGATGTCCTTCGGCTACAAGTACGGCCTCCCCGTCGACGCCGACCTCGTCGTCGACTGCCGCTTCCTGCCCAATCCGCACTGGGTCCCCGCGCTGCGGCCCTACACCGGCCTCAACGACGAGGTCGCCCGGTACGTCTTCGACCAGCCCGGCGCCAAGGAGTTCCTGGACCGCTACGCGGAACTGCTCCAGCTCATCGCCGCCGGTTACCGACGGGAGGGGAAGCGCTACGTGACCGTCGCCGTGGGCTGCACCGGCGGCAAGCACCGCAGCGTCGCGATGTCCGAGAAGCTGGCCCGGCGGCTGGCCGCCGAGGGCGTGGAGACCGTCGTCGTACACCGGGACATGGGACGCGAGTGA